The Neoarius graeffei isolate fNeoGra1 chromosome 7, fNeoGra1.pri, whole genome shotgun sequence genome includes a region encoding these proteins:
- the LOC132889677 gene encoding uncharacterized protein LOC132889677, translated as MCLCVFPSDRALFKEGEREQRELFPEPDAGCVCVCLCLCSECSLKSVTIKKRFTNLNSVLPSSVLRPCVRTATVVLKPRNYFGAQKQNSPMESSPFADLVHALATAQQSQHQALVALRKEQEQRFEVLVLAQQEDCQAFWHLLASVGSTNSPTAGPSPLTLTKMGPQDDPEAFLTLFEQVAETSGWPMEQRMARLLPLLTREAQLAALQPPADHQLAYTDLRRAILQRVGHTPEQQQQRFRALRLEEVSRPFAFGQQLWDACWRWLRADNRDAEGIIDQVVLKQFIAHLPARTAEWVQCHRPASLDQASELAEDYLAAVPMAGQQTASSLLSSLSLPLSSCVSSSPHSPTAEAGAGATPAGLPHPWCPPVSPFCVCLFPPPQVSEPQNTSAERKLGPVCWRCGEPGHLQQQCTIMEVGAVVRIPDAPGAALDRAGVYRISVSIQGDTYQALVDSGCNQTSIHQNLVQDEALGGAQLVKVLCVHRDVHNYPLVSVHIFFQGEKFIVKAAVNPRLTHSIILGTDWPGFGELMSQLVKSGSCRSLIRGGPGVALAGAAVTEPSMSSPCQSEEPLAPPLSIGESLVDFLLEQSRDETLRHAFDQVRVIDGQMLQPTATPSFPYFTIMKDRVY; from the coding sequence atgtgtttgtgtgtcttccccagtgaccgcgccctatttaaggagggagagcgagagcagagggagctcttccccgaaccagacgccggttgtgtgtgtgtgtgtctgtgtttatgttctgagtgttcactgaaaagtgtgacaataaaaaaacggtttaccaacctgaactctgtcctgccgtcttctgtgctccgcccctgtgtaagaactgctacagtggtgctgaaacccaggaattattttggagcacagaagcagaacagccccatggagtcctccccgttcgccgacctggtccacgccctcgccacggcccagcaaagccagcaccaggcgctagtcgccctccgaaaggagcaggaacagcggttcgaggtcctggtgttggctcagcaagaagattgtcaggcgttctggcacctcctcgcgtcggtggggtctaccaactctcccaccgcgggcccgtcccccctcaccctaacaaagatgggcccgcaggatgaccccgaggcattcctcacgctctttgagcaagtcgcagagacctcggggtggccgatggaacagcgcatggcacgcctcctccccctgctaacgagagaggcgcagctggccgcactacagccccCCGCCGACCACCAGCTGGCCTAcactgaccttcgccgggccatcctccagcgtgtggggcacacccccgagcagcagcagcagcgcttccgcgctttgcgcttggaggaagtcagccggccgttcgcgtttggccagcaactctgggacgcctgctggcggtggttgagggccgacaaccgcgatgccgaggggatcatcgaccaggtggtactgaaaCAATTCATCGCACACTTACCAgccagaaccgcggagtgggtccagtgccaccgcccggcgtcgctggatcaggcaagcgagctggcggaggactatttggcggctgtcccgatggcaggacagcagacagcctcttctctcctctcctctctctctctccccctctcctcctgtgtctcatcctcaccccattcccccaccgcagaggcaggggccggcgccaccccagccggcctgccgcacccgtggtgccctcccgtttctcccttctgtgtctgtctcttccccccccctcaggtgagtgagccccagaacaccagtgcggagaggaagctcgggccggtttgctggcgctgcggggagccaggccacctccaacagcagtgcacgataatggaggtgggcgcggtggttcggatccctgacgcgccaggagccgccctcgatcgggccggagtgtatcgcatatcggtgagtatccaaggggatacatatcaggcgttggtggattctggttgtaatcagacctcaatccaccaaaacctggtgcaagacgaggcattggggggagcacaattggtgaaggtgttgtgtgtgcacagggatgttcacaactaccctttagtgtcggtccacattttttttcaaggggaaaaatttatagtaaaggcggcggttaatcctcgccttacccactcgataattttggggacggattggccgggatttggggaattaatgagtcagctagtgaagagtgggtcctgccgtagtttaataaggggaggtcccggtgtcgcgttggcgggagcagctgtcacagagccgtctatgtcatctccgtgtcagagtgaggagccgctggctcctcctctctctattggggaatccctcgtggattttctattagagcagtcgcgagacgagactctgcggcatgcatttgaccaagtgagagtaatcgatggtcaaatgctccagccaaccgccaccccgtccttcccctatttcacgattatgaaggatagagtatactga